The genomic DNA ACAATTTGCAGATGTAGACGCTTTTCCAATATGTTTAAAGACTAATGATGTAGATGAGATAGTTAAATCTGTAGAGTTGATGGAGCCTGTATTTGGAGGTATAAATTTGGAAGACATATCTTCTCCAAGATGTTTTGAGATAGAAGAGAGATTAAAAAAATCTTTAAGTATACCTGTTTTTCATGATGACCAACATGGGACAGCAATAATAGTTGCAGCAGCCATAATAAACTCAATAAAGTTAATTGAAAATAAAAAAATAGAAGATTTAGAAATAGTTATAAACGGAGCAGGAGCTGCTGGTATAGCCATAGCAAAGATACTACTTAATATGAATGTTAAAAATATAATTTTATGTGATAGAAGTGGAGCATTGGAAGCTAGTATAGAAAATCTAAACTATGTTCAAAAAGAAATGTTAAAAGTAACAAATATAAGAAATGAAAAAGGACCTTTAAAAGATATTATAAAAGGAAAAGATGTATTTATTGGTGTTTCAGGTCCAGGAGCTGTTACAAAGGAAATGGTTGAAAGTATGTCTGAGAAGCCAATAATATTGGCAATGGCAAATCCTACTCCAGAGATAATGCCAGAAGAAGCAAAATTAGGTGGAGCATTTATAA from Clostridioides difficile ATCC 9689 = DSM 1296 includes the following:
- a CDS encoding NAD(P)-dependent malic enzyme, whose product is MSKDYAKLALEMHEINKGKVSVESKVEVKTKDDLSTAYTPGVAEPCLKIHENQDDVYRYTSKGNLVAVVSDGSAVLGLGNIGAEASIPVMEGKAILFKQFADVDAFPICLKTNDVDEIVKSVELMEPVFGGINLEDISSPRCFEIEERLKKSLSIPVFHDDQHGTAIIVAAAIINSIKLIENKKIEDLEIVINGAGAAGIAIAKILLNMNVKNIILCDRSGALEASIENLNYVQKEMLKVTNIRNEKGPLKDIIKGKDVFIGVSGPGAVTKEMVESMSEKPIILAMANPTPEIMPEEAKLGGAFIMGTGRSDFPNQVNNVLAFPGIFRGALDVKAKEINEEMKIAAAYAIANTISDEEICPEYILPDVFNKNVVKNVAKAVKEAAIKTKVNRI